One genomic segment of Arachis duranensis cultivar V14167 chromosome 4, aradu.V14167.gnm2.J7QH, whole genome shotgun sequence includes these proteins:
- the LOC107485275 gene encoding transcription initiation factor TFIID subunit 13 codes for MSSSGGGSSSKPRSASFQPSETSSKRKRGVFQKELQHMMYGFGDDPNPLPESVALMEDIVVEYVTELVHKAQDIGSQRGKLSVEDFLYLIRKDLPKLNRCTELLSMNEELKQARKVFESDEDKLRKVFEVDEPVE; via the exons ATGAGCAGTTCCGGTGGTGGAAGCTCGTCGAAACCAAGAAGTGCTTCTTTTCAACCTTCCGAAACTTCTTCAAAGCGCAAAAGAGGAGTCTTCCAAAAAGAAC TGCAGCACATGATGTACGGCTTTGGAGATGATCCAAAT CCTCTTCCTGAAAGTGTGGCGCTTATGGAGGATATTGTTGTGGAATATGTCACGGAATTG GTACATAAAGCTCAAGATATTGGATCACAGAGAGGGAAGCTATCTGTTGAGGATTTCCTTTATTTGATTCGCAAG GATTTGCCAAAACTTAATCGATGTACAGAATTGTTGTCCATGAATGAAGAGCTGAAACAGGCAAGGAAAGTCTTTGAATCAGATGAAGACAAACTGAGGAAGGTTTTTGAGGTAGATGAACCCGTTGAATGA
- the LOC107485274 gene encoding uncharacterized protein LOC107485274: protein MMRIGVYLDTILVPLSLFITIGYHAYLCHSIKNKPSRTTFGLNKLRRTSWGLNLNQGDDKKNMLTVQSMRNTLMEAIFIASITILINMALAALSNNAYSARHSVFTSKFFGSKSDNIITLKYGSASLCLVLSFLFSSMAIGFLIDANFLMNTHGEFLSWNYTQTILERGFTFALIGSRFFCVSVPLMLWMLGPVTVFLASLGLVCLLHEFDFVSKVSNLAINNVSI from the exons ATGATGAGAATAGGTGTTTATTTGGACACCATATTGGTTCCTTTGAGCCTCTTCATAACAATAGGGTACCATGCCTATCTCTGCCATAGCATCAAGAACAAACCTTCTCGTACAACTTTTGGACTCAATAAGCTGAGGAGGACTTCTTGGGGTCTCAACTTAAACCag GGTGATGATAAGAAGAACATGCTAACAGTACAAAGCATGAGAAACACTCTAATGGAAGCCATATTCATAGCTTCCATAACCATTCTAATAAACATGGCTTTGGCAGCTCTAAGCAACAATGCCTATAGTGCAAGGCACTCAGTCTTCACCAGCAAATTCTTTGGTTCAAAATCAGACAATATCATAACACTAAAATATGGCTCAGCATCACTATGCCTTGTTCTTAGCTTCTTATTCAGCTCAATGGCCATAGGGTTCTTAATTGATGCAAATTTTCTTATGAACACTCATGGAGAATTTTTGTCTTGGAATTACACACAAACAATTCTAGAAAGAGGGTTCACATTCGCTCTAATTGGGAGTAGATTTTTTTGTGTTAGTGTTCCTTTGATGCTGTGGATGCTTGGTCCTGTCACAGTGTTCTTAGCTTCATTGGGATTggtttgtttgttgcatgagtTTGATTTTGTTAGTAAAGTCTCCAACTTAGCCATAAACAATGTATCAATATAA